The sequence GCAACCTGCTGGGTGCCACCATGGTGGCCTACCTGCTAGAGCGCGCTGGCCACGGCCAGGTATCGGTGCTCGACGGCGGCTATAAGGGCTATCGCGATGCTGGGTTACCCACCACTCGCGAGTTTCCCCAGTACGAGCCCGGCAATTTTACCCTGCAAGATGATGAGTCTATTCGCGTCAGTCTTGACCAGGTGCGTGAGTACCTGAGTGGCGATGCCGATGTCGTGTTCATCGACCCCCGACCGGCCTCTCTGTTTGCCGGCGAAGATGATGTCTTTATTCGCAACGGTCATATCCCTGGGGCCAACAACATTCCCTGGCCCACCTTTACCATTGGCGAAGACAACTTCCACCGGCTCAAGGCGCTCGATGATATTGAAGCGCTCATGGCTAGCCGGGGCATCACTTCTGACGACGACATCATCGTTACGTGCAGCACAGGCCGCGAAGCCACGCTGCAATACGTAGTACTCAAGCACCTGCTGGGCTATCCCCATGTGCGGGTCTACGAAGGCTCTTGGACAGAATATTCTGCTCAGCCTGATCTGCCTGTGGCCACTGGCCGCGACCCTCGCGCCTAGGTCGCCCCTCGAGTTGACTCTCCCAAAGATGAGCGGTCTTTGGGAGAGTTTAGCTAAATCATGTTCTGTACTAGAGACCAGACCCCATGTTGCTACGCCTACTTTTGATCACCAGCGCTTTGACCACCGTGAGCTTGGTCAACACTGCCTTTGTCACTACTGCTAGCCGTTCTACCGGCTCTGACACCCTCGACCCGGTGGCCGTATGCGCTCCCACGCCCACCGATGACGACGACAAGAAAGATCCGCCTCGCCGCCCTGGCCGCAACGGTCGTGCCTTTGAGGTGTAGCGGGATGGGAGCTGCCCCCGGTTCAGCCGGGCGCATGCCATGCGCCCCTACAGGTTGGCCATTTGGGAATCGGGGTATGGGATTCGGATTCGGGATGATTTGGATTTTGACGAGACCATTAAACTAACTGCGCCATGACCCCTGCTGCTGAACTGATTCAAAAACCGCGATCGCAGTCACCGGCTCTCTACATACTGTTGGCCCTAGTGGTGGTGCTCGTAGTGGGCGTGTCGGGCTTTGGTTGGCAGCAGAGTGCCTTGGCCCTGGTGGGCACTCTGTTTGGGCTGACCCTGTACCAGGCGAGTTTTGGGTTTGCCTCATCTTACCGTCACCTGCTGGTGCGGGGCGACGGTCGGGGGGTGCTG is a genomic window of Nodosilinea sp. E11 containing:
- a CDS encoding sulfurtransferase, producing the protein MLDRIKRWQVRLVAFAVALVAVASLPLLSAPSLADSHGTEIDFVSPEWLSDHSADPNLRILDVRNNPLDYISGHIPEAVHLADTAFRGPNGRLPVQYWEQQRLESMFSESGVSANSHVVVYSDGGNLLGATMVAYLLERAGHGQVSVLDGGYKGYRDAGLPTTREFPQYEPGNFTLQDDESIRVSLDQVREYLSGDADVVFIDPRPASLFAGEDDVFIRNGHIPGANNIPWPTFTIGEDNFHRLKALDDIEALMASRGITSDDDIIVTCSTGREATLQYVVLKHLLGYPHVRVYEGSWTEYSAQPDLPVATGRDPRA